From one Lycium ferocissimum isolate CSIRO_LF1 chromosome 7, AGI_CSIRO_Lferr_CH_V1, whole genome shotgun sequence genomic stretch:
- the LOC132063683 gene encoding cytochrome P450 98A2-like produces the protein MAIPLIALIPLCFILTYIAYHLYFRLRFKLPPGPSPWPVVGNLYQIKPVRFRCFYEWAETYGPVISVWFGSTLNVVVSSSELAKEVLKEKDQQLADRHRSRSAAKFSRDGQDLIWADYGPHYVKVRKVCTIELFTPKRLEALRPIREDEVTAMVESIYRDCNNPDNMGKNLLVKKYLGAVAFNNITRLAFGKRFVNFEGVMDEQGNEFKAIVANGLKLGASLAMAEHIPWLRWMFPLDEDAFSKHGARRDRLTRAIMEEHTLARQKSGGEKQHFFDALLTLQQKYDLSEDTIIGLLWDMITAGMDTTAISVEWAMAEVIKNPRVQQKAQKELDQVIGYERVMNETDFPNLPYLQSVAKEALRLHPPTPLMLPHRANANVKIGGYDIPKGSNVHVNVWAVARDPKVWKNPLEFRPERFLQDDVDMKGHDFRLLPFGAGRRVCPGAQLGINLVTSMLGHLLHHFHWAPSNGLSPEEIDMGENPGLVTYMRTPLQAVATPRLPAELYKRIAVDM, from the exons ATGGCTATTCCCTTAATTGCTTTAATCCCTCTATGTTTCATCTTAACATACATAGCTTATCATCTCTACTTCCGTCTCCGTTTCAAGCTCCCACCGGGCCCAAGCCCATGGCCCGTTGTCGGTAACCTCTACCAAATCAAGCCCGTTAGGTTCCGTTGCTTTTACGAATGGGCCGAAACATACGGGCCTGTAATATCAGTTTGGTTTGGCTCAACGTTAAACGTTGTCGTTTCAAGTTCGGAGTTAGCTAAGGAagtattgaaagaaaaagaccAGCAATTAGCTGACAGACATAGGAGTAGATCTGCTGCTAAGTTTAGTAGAGATGGACAAGATTTGATTTGGGCTGATTATGGGCCTCATTATGTTAAGGTTAGAAAAGTTTGTACTATTGAGCTTTTTACGCCTAAAAGACTTGAAGCACTTAGGCCCATTAGAGAAGATGAGGTTACTGCTATGGTCGAGTCTATTTATAGAGATTGCAATAATCCTG ATAATATGGGAAAGAATCTGCTGGTGAAGAAGTACCTTGGAGCAGTGGCCttcaacaacataacaaggcttgcctttgggAAGAGGTTTGTGAACTTTGAAGGTGTGATGGATGAACAAGGAAACGAGTTCAAGGCCATTGTCGCCAATGGATTGAAGCTTGGAGCATCCCTTGCCATGGCCGAGCACATCCCATGGCTTCGCTGGATGTTTCCTCTTGACGAGGATGCGTTTTCTAAGCATGGGGCACGAAGAGACCGTCTTACCCGAGCTATTATGGAGGAGCACACCCTTGCTCGCCAAAAGAGTGGAGGAGAGAAGCAACACTTCTTTGATGCATTGTTGACCCTCCAACAAAAATATGACCTAAGTGAAGACACTATCATTGGCTTACTTTGG GACATGATCACAGCAGGAATGGACACAACTGCAATCTCTGTTGAATGGGCAATGGCTGAGGTGATCAAGAACCCAAGAGTGCAGCAGAAGGCCCAAAAAGAGCTCGACCAAGTGATTGGCTACGAGCGTGTCATGAACGAAACAGACTTCCCCAACCTCCCATACCTACAATCCGTGGCCAAGGAAGCACTAAGGCTGCACCCTCCAACTCCTCTAATGCTTCCACACAGAGCCAATGCCAATGTCAAGATTGGTGGCTACGACATTCCAAAGGGCTCCAACGTGCATGTGAACGTCTGGGCAGTTGCTCGCGACCCCAAGGTGTGGAAAAACCCGTTGGAGTTCAGACCAGAGAGGTTCCTTCAGGACGATGTGGACATGAAGGGGCATGATTTTAGGCTACTCCCATTTGGTGCTGGTAGAAGAGTGTGTCCAGGGGCACAATTGGGTATCAACTTGGTCACCTCTATGTTGGGCCATCTGTTGCACCATTTCCATTGGGCTCCTTCTAATGGATTGAGCCCAGAGGAGATTGATATGGGTGAGAACCCTGGGCTTGTTACCTACATGAGGACTCCATTACAAGCAGTCGCCACTCCAAGATTGCCTGCTGAGTTGTATAAACGAATTGCAGTGGACAtgtaa
- the LOC132063684 gene encoding protein MAINTENANCE OF PSII UNDER HIGH LIGHT 1, which yields MACAALSANSCTIASSSSGRLSFCTYQKDTKFRQKHSLIRFRIRASTDEDCNDEECAPDKEVGKVSMNWVAGDNTKVVGTFPPRKPRGWTGYVEKDTAGQTNIYSVEPAVYVAESAISSGTSGTSSDGAENTAAIAGGLGLIAVAAASSILLQVGKNSPPPGQTIEYSGPSLSYYINKFKPAEVVQASVTEAPTAPEVEAVQASVAAPETEVPNAPQVESSAPEAPAPQVEVQSEAPQDTSSSSSNIS from the exons ATGGCTTGTGCTGCATTATCAGCAAACAGCTGCACCATAGCCTCATCTTCTAGTGGAAGATTGAGCTTTTGTACTTACCAAAAGGACACAAAATTTAGGCAGAAGCATAGTCTAATTCGATTCAGAATTCGGGCTTCAACTGATGAAGATTGCAATGATGAAGAATGTGCTCCAGATAAGGAG GTTGGGAAGGTGAGCATGAATTGGGTAGCTGGGGACAACACCAAAGTGGTCGGGACATTTCCACCTCGTAAGCCGCGTGGCTGGACAGGGTATGTTGAGAAGGATACTGCTGGGCAGACAAATATATACTCTGTTGAG CCTGCAGTTTATGTAGCAGAAAGTGCTATCAGCTCTGGGACATCAGGCACCTCATCTGATGGAGCAGAGAACACCGCAGCTATTGCAGGTGGGTTAGGCTTAATTGCTGTTGCAGCTGCTTCATCGATTCTCCTTCAAGTTGGGAAGAACTCGCCTCCTCCAGGACAAACAATAGAGTACTCAGGACCATCCCTTAGCTACTATATCAACAAGTTTAAGCCCGCGGAAGTTGTCCAAGCTTCAGTAACTGAGGCACCAACTGCACCAGAAGTTGAAGCTGTCCAAGCTTCAGTAGCAGCACCAGAAACAGAAGTACCAAATGCACCACAAGTTGAAAGTTCTGCCCCAGAAGCTCCTGCTCCCCAAGTTGAGGTCCAATCTGAAGCCCCTCAGGACACTTCAAGTTCAAGTTCTAACATCTCTTAG
- the LOC132062005 gene encoding uncharacterized protein LOC132062005, giving the protein MDTPVTTRIQIGSHIQHILYEGEGFLCTTCGRLGHSTIKCQFYPYGKPKPKDTNTDSAAKNQKTDPSRVDNGTEEWKTVPFPWRKRSPKKNHADEQSPRRDPHQNTSGVNVKIFEAGSGKYLSTQKLAFRSKGSDLSNIKTTEVLTTEVLTTQPVPFKFSSGSVTSSTRGFDQPLHSQTVPLYNSPLNVWGKNKQFINNKRPFIKTSSSPYSVYCENSFNILPSTEKVLDETTMSDNPNTNTSQKRTPSTTTPSTATTLHPNEQPAPFSTTVCATPSGVFDTTFGPNAPTTIVDRTGSSGTGSALHYERQRSGQCNYNTESELSSSNHIRRDEVCDGQLLESCMVTQCLEPNGTSSSSDDFSPNARVVEPTTTLQPYTRGESFPTTTILHSTPLNQCESAILPMDNVCPVQTGGDKRKKANNSA; this is encoded by the exons ATGGATACACCGGTCACTACTCGCATACAAATAGGATCGCATATTCAACATATCCTATATGAAGGAGAGGGCTTTTTATGCACTACATGTGGAAGACTGGGGCATTCAACGATTAAATGTCAGTTCTATCCATATGGAAAACCAAAGCCTAAGGATACCAATACCGATTCAGCGGCCAAAAATCAAAAAACTGATCCATCAAGGGTGGATAACGGTACAGAGGAATGGAAAACAGTTCCATTCCCATGGAGGAAAAGGTCACCAAAAAAGAATCATGCCGACGAACAATCACCACGAAGGGATCCACACCAGAATACATCAGGTGTAAACGTTAAAATCTTCGAAGCAGGCTCCGGTAAGTATCTTTCTACCCAAAAGTTAGCATTTAGATCTAAAGGTTCTGATTTGTCAAATATTAAAACGACTGAAGTTTTAACGACCGAAGTTTTAACTACGCAGCCTGTTCCTTTTAAATTCTCTTCTGGTTCTGTTACGAGTTCTACTAGGGGTTTTGACCAACCATTACATTCTCAAACAGTACCATTATATAATAGTCCTTTAAATGTGTGGGGTAAAAACAAGCAATTTATTAACAATAAAAGGCCATTCATCAAAACCAGCTCCTCTCCATATTCTGTTTACTGTGAAAATTCTTTTAATATCCTTCCATCAACAGAGAAGGTTTTAGATGAAACTACTATGTCTGACAATCCTAATACCAACACTTCGCAG AAACGTACGCCTTCAACCACTACACCTTCTACAGCGACCACCCTTCACCCAAATGAACAACCTGCCCCCTTTTCCACCACAGTTTGCGCAACACCATCTGGTGTTTTCGACACAACCTTTGGACCCAATGCACCAACCACAATCGTGGATAGAACAGGGTCTTCAGGGACAGGCAGTGCTCTTCACTATGAACGTCAACGGAGTGGACAATGTAATTATAATACAGAATCCGAACTTTCTAGCTCAAATCATATCAGAAGGGATGAAGTATGCGATGGACAATTACTTGAATCATGTATGGTTACACAATGTCTTGAACCCAATGGCACCAGCAGTAGCTCCGACGATTTTTCACCAAATGCAAGAGTTGTGGAACCAACCACCACACTTCAACCCTATACCAGAGGCGAATCATTTCCCACAACTACCATTCTTCACTCCACCCCACTTAATCAATGCGAATCCGCTATTCTACCCATGGATAACGTTTGTCCGGTGCAAACCGGGGGtgataaaagaaagaaggcaaacAACAGCGCTTGA